In Tenebrio molitor chromosome 1, icTenMoli1.1, whole genome shotgun sequence, the sequence AGGAGTTAGTTGGGGGTAACACAAAGACAATTAATTTGCCGCAGATTCACGACTCTCAGATCGTAACAGACGGCATACTTTCCGTCGTTTTTACAAAAGTTAATAAACTActgaaacaaaaaagaaaacacgATGATGCCGCCCCTAgaaaagcatttttttcaagagTAGTATCTGTCCTTCCCCCAGATATGTTTCTAACCGACAGCATCGAAGAATCCTTACGGAGAGCCTCCGAAATTATCGTTTCTGAAAGCAAGGATCAACATATTGATCTGAAAATGAACGACACCAAAATCGAAGCGTATTTGGGAGTTCTGCGGAAGTTGCCTGTTATGTTTTGCACAGAGAGTAGtcagaaattattaatattgcttCTGCTGGCGTTACACAGAGATGTTGTCAGTAGTAATTGCGAAGTTTCgctgaaaaaatgttgtgaaaGTCTGATGATTAGTATTGTCCAGCTTAATAAATTCGCTTTGTTGGATCTGTTCGAGGCGACCGACTTCTTAGAACTGTTTTCAAAAGATTTCGACAGGAgcgaagatttgtttttttatgtggcacaaaatgttttcaaaagtGATGCGGACATCGCCAAGTTTGAAACGGGGGTTACGTACATTAAAGACAATCTTAAAGAGAGCAAGTGCATGAAGTATGGATTAATTGTACTAAAACTGTTGAGTAacacgaaaaaaattcaaatatcgGCGGATTCGAAAGAGctgtgtttaaaatataaatcgaGTATTAGTCACAAGATGGTGAAAATCGTTGTAAAGAGTGACGTTGAGGATCGATTGGTCGAACCTTACGCGTTCGTCCTAAAATCGTTCCTGGCTAAAGATGAGGACGACGCTCTTTCTAAATTAAGACCTCGTTTGCCAGATTACGTCGATTATTGTCAGCGTAATATATCCGATGCAAACATTAAAGGGTGTTTATTGCTGTTTACGACAATATTACATCACAAAAGTCTGCTATCGGATCTAAACGAGGACTTCGTGTCGAGAATCTGGAACGATTTGAAAAGTGTCAACGTGGAGGTCGAAATGTTCGAAGAATATTCTCCGTTGGTCGTCTTGATCGCGTCCATGATATCGAACGAACAGTTCTCGAGGATTTTTGAAGATTTGCTAAAAACCATAGTAACCttgaatgaaataaatttagtaTTGTATTAATTTGGTCCTTGTAGGGACGATCGATTGAGCAAGGGGATGAAAAGGAGTTTTCCAAACATTTGAAAACGTGGACTTGCATTTTATCCATCGATTTGAatccagttaaaataaaagttcTGCACGAACAATTAGAGCTtctgttggaaaaattaattgtgatGGTAAAATGTGTGGAGTATAAAGAAGAATTATTTGAAGAAGTTATCCAGTTCGAGGTTTCAATTATTCAAGCAAATCACGTAATGGGTTCTTGACATGGAACCTTAATGTTATCAATTTATGGCTTAATTTTTAGGTTCCGTTAACTGCAACCATTATGGACTTCTTGATGTTAACCGTGTCGATTCTGATGACGAGGGAGTCACACGATTTCGTTCATACATTCAGCGCTAGCGTATCACTAATGGAAAATCTCTTAAATTATCGCAATCCGTTAGTCATGGATCGATTGCCGCCCTATTTATTACAGTACAGACTTTTACTAAAAGAACTGTGTGGAAGGAGTAAATCCGacaataatttgcaacaaaaTCAAGTACAGAAATTAGCCGATTGCGGTCACAAATTGGAAAAGCTGACCAAAGCACTAGTGCGCTGTACAAAAGATATGTCGCGGATTTCGATGTATCTGATCGCGGATATTTTAAGGCAGTACGAAATAAGTGCTTTGGATCCGAGCGTGAAGGTAAATTTTGATCGTTTCTTAGTGGTTGTCGCgttgtttttgattttgaatttttgttttagaaacATCTGAATAACTGTATATACAGTCTGATCTCACTGTGTGATCAGCACGCGGTACAGTATTTGATGAGAGTTTTGAGTAGTGCTTCGACTGAAATCTTCAAGATGATgtataaatattataaaaaatattatcgaTTTACGGGAAAAGTGTAAATTGTTGCCGAGTTAATTGTTTGTaaataaagatattttttagtaataataatgagttttcttttttcagcCGCCTCGCCAGGAGGCAGTCTAACTGTTAATGAAAACCTCATTAGAACATGTGTAGTAGTTTTTTAGTTATAAGCGTCCAAGGGATGCATACATAAGGTTATCGGAAGTTGGATTTGCTaagatattttcatttttcaaagttttGTACAAAGTGAATTCGATTTATTTGGCTTCGTTgcaacaatttgaaaaaataaaaatcatgcattaaaatataaatcaaatttaGGTCGTATTTAGCTATTATGTATTGCAACAGAATGCACCGGTGTCAAATATGTCGACTTTACAACTAGTTTACTAAAGCGTAATAATTATACTCTTTAGTAGCAATAATgcgtatttaaaatttagtatTCTAAAATTTATCGTCAACAATAAGCAACTAAGTGTAAACCAGACTCATTAGCAGGATCACCTTGAAGCAATTTTAGTAATAGGTACTATATCTATTTAACTTTATCATTATTATGACGTGTTCTACACGAATGTTTGTTATTAGACATAACTAAGAACCATATTGTCTAAATCCACTAAAAAGGCAATTAAGATTTgacgattttttatttttataacttgTAAGCAAACACTAGTAGAGACCAATATTGCAATATTGAAGTGAGGTGAGTTATCCGCTGTGAATTTGCCAAAGAATAATATTtgttaagaaataaaaattattcatacctacctacataactgatgaaataaaatatttgattatTATACCAGAAGTCAAATTAATAGTTGTTAAGAATAAcgttgaataaataaataggtatGTATTTCCTCATTCGACGACAGTAGCGACTTTGCAAGGTAGAATACTTATTGTTAGAACATTCAACCGTTCATTGATTAAATACAAGTTTGTACTTAATAATAGGtatgaataaatttgttgtaaattttgagagTTACTTACTCTTTAGCTCTTTCTTGACAGTGAGTAACTCGGCGAATacaagtaaatatttattgctatttaaatttgtatatcaacataattattacgtttttcggtttagatttttttaaattgctatattttacattttcttctgTTCTCTCAATttaagaacaatttttagtaatCGTCGTTTggcaaacaaaagaaactaaCTTCTGTAGATATTTTGTGATAGGTagtagaaaataatttagtcTAGAATCAAATTAAAGTTGGACTTCTGCATTGCGCTactgaataaaaaagttaGAAACCActataaattacaatttttataccAACTGCGCTGTAGTTGAATCGGAATTTTACGTGACTACAATTAaagcatttttaaaatgaccgaCAAAAACTCGAAGCCAATGcatttgttatattttttgctaaaataataacaacttCTTGACAGGGGTTAATAAaccattttgtttgtaatggaaaaaaattatcaggTCATTGAAGAGTTGACATCtaagaattacagaatacaGCGCTCTCTCAGTAAGTTCTCAATGGGCTGGCAGTATTTCTTCAAATTTGTGAATTatacttttttgtttattctGCTGATAAGTTTTCCTATATCCATTTTGTACCGGATAAGAAGCCATGTTGATaacaaatttgttattgtaaaCAATTCCGTTATGAATTTTTAGCACTAAAATAGTGCGTGGGATATCAGGAAGGAAATTTTATATACTCTGAAAGCTATTCTATTGAATTCACTAAGTCGAACGGATGTGGGTTTTCAAACGATTGTATCAGCTAACACTTCCCCTTTATGCAacttgaataaataaaatttgagttGATTTCATACTAATTTCCGCTGTTGACCCCTTCCCCTTGCCAAGGCGCAGAAGTGCATGTGAATATGTGCGACCAAATATTTTAGGGAAGccttattttctttgattcgagctaaaatttatcaatatttacGTAAGCTACAAAAACTTTTGATGAAaccaaattgatttttaattagtCGTGTTTTAGGCGGAGAACAGAACAGTGGCGACTcgtaaaacacatttttgaaaGGTTTGCACAAGTATTCCGATTTCGAGTCAGTGTGGGTAATAGGCGATAATTTCTCGTCATTCAAATATTTCacgtgcaaataaaacacaaggAAAGCAATAAAATGCGGTTTTGTACAatacacaaatatttttttaattttttaagtaatcaCTCCTGAATTTGCGTATCCACTCTTGAAGGTTAGAAGAGTTTATATTCtgacaataacaaaaacaaataataaaccGAGACCTGCTCTGTGACATATTAGCTAGCATAGAGCAGGAGTATTaagatttttattaatcattttACAAGTATGAAGACTCTCTGAATTAATTATGAACGAAAGATTGAATAAGACCAACAcagaacggattttgataaatgtcacaacttgtcaaaacgaaacgtcaagctaatttttaaggggctcgtcgaacaaaaaaactcctTCTTGTATAAATTGTGCTTTTTTGGCAATCGtgactggcccactcatgccaaaaaaagcccaatttacacacgaactcgttaaataaactaccgggtgattttaaatgaatgtgactttttttcataggttggtaatattattgttggttactctgctttttaatgtgatagttgacataaacataggcgtcctcgcttatttgacacaatttattaatacataaaatgtcaaaatgacgtacgtacgccaatgtgttgattaaggtatcaagtttgccaaaataatttatgaaaaatgttcccaacttaagaaaaaaagtcacaatcatttaaaatcacccggtactaTTTtggataattattttttcgtgtctttttttttaatggcgaTACCCAATTATTTTTGggtatgtattattatttattcttatGTATGTACCATGCATGATCTGTGGACTAAAAGtttctgaaaaatttatttttaaaggtGAAAACAAGTGGCCATAAAATTCCAGGTTTAAccaacatttctaaaaaaacccttatttaaaaaatatctgaattgtatattttttaaactaagaAACGTCCCAAATCAGTGCTTAATTGAGGGTATGTGAAAGAGATTTACTGAGTAGCCCTATGCAGTCTTTCAATCTCACTGCATTAAATTTGTTACCGTGTTAGTCAAAAGGAAGGTTTACTTTAATCGGCCAGTTACCTATAATTGAGCAAGTGGAGAAAagaataacaataattataacaataataatcctGCCTCTTTTCAAAATATCGTTCTAAGTTCTAAAAATAAGCAGTGGACGGATAAGAAGAAAATGGCAATCGATTTAGACATTgattttgaattgtttttgttggaaGATTATTTAGGAATTTAGgataatttgttgtttcaCATTGTTGAtatcaaaattactttaagTAGGTAGGTATTTAATGTAGTtcagctttttttttaattactcgTATTGATTTTGGTGGTAGCTGTAGGCCTGCCGCTTTCATTTTCGAATCGCCTCTGGTTAAGAAATGAGACCAATCGGGGTAAATTCGATGCAACCATTTAAAGATCCTGTCGACGTTACGACAACAAAaatatacctacctattttagaaaatgtgtGTACCACACCACACGTAGGTACCTGTTTGTTTTTTGCTCCGATTCTATAAGATCAATAAGCATGTGATGAAATAAATCGTCTCAATAATAAAAGTACGAATTGAGGAATACTATTTGCAATAGCCATAAATTGTAAACTCTCCCTTTTATCATTCCATCGATGTCATGTTACGGACAAATCTGGTCGCGTTCCCtgtttagacaaaataaatttcaacaatACTCAATCATATATTgaacgaaaacaaaaaaaattacgataaTCATAATTTCGAAATTCTAGTAGAGTTATGATGAGGTATGTGGTGGATGGTTATCGTTTTACTTGAAGAAATGTGAGGAAATAATCAACCGATATTATggaaattttaagaaaaacaaattctccagataaaaagatatttattaccataataaaaaattgtttatcatATTATTCACACAACTAAACTTCTAATCcttatttttagattttgttgtaaatagaGCGCAACCATTTTATCACACCGGGTGAATCAAACTGTCTTTGGTCATCTTATCACTGTCATCAACAATGTTGCAACTTTGATTCAACCGAGACTgaacttttttatttcattttaacatTCTGGTAAAATATTTGGTTTTGAATGATAAAGGTTGCATCACAAACACAAATTTGACTTAAACTCTTCCTAAAACCTGAACCTGTCAATTTCATAAATactaaaattagatttttgtcaacaAAACCACATGTTGTCAGCCTGCATTGTTTCAAGAAAACCGTCACtatcatttattataattagaaCTTCAGCAATCAACATCGTTACGCATACCCTTTGGTACTTTAAATTATGAACGATACATGAATGAATCATTTATGACCCCCAAACATCACGTGAGCTCTCAAACATTCTAGAATCTCGACCTTACCACTACAACACAAATTAAGGTCAACTCTCGCCTATTACTAACCCCGCGAGATCGATTCAaactttttttctcttgttttaTTCCGGTTGATCTCGCCAAGATGACGCTCCAGGATCAGATTATAACGCCTGCAGGTGGGCTTGCTCGTCGTGACAGGAGCCTCAAATACCTCATAACGCGAAAAATAGGAAGTGATCGCACTTGACAGCAATGTTAATCCTTGCATGGACGATGTGAGTCACCGCGACGTGGCATTTCCGAAGAAATCGGTCAGATGTATTTAGAAATGACAAGATAGTCGCCTCCACCTCCCTCTGTTGACCGCCGAAACCGGCGGATTGAACGCGCAAACGTGGAACATTTATAGAACGTCTTCACCAACGTTGACGTAGTCAGTTTGAATTGTTAACCTGTGTGGTGTTCAGGTGAAATTTCATAACTAATTTGCAACATGCCGATCGGTAAGTACAAAACTCCACCCCCGCCGCCTTTGCCTCGTGCTGCAAATATTCGCCGGCACGGCAACCGCAAATCTACCGgcattagtttttttttaatttggtgttTTTGCTGAACTCGCaacattttcagttttatcAAACCACCACAAAAACAACCTTCAAGCCAatgtttttcaataatttaaaaacagagTTTTTAGGCCATCATTATTTCTGAGGCGCTTTAACCCGGATTTGGTAGTTGGGGCCCCGCAAATGGAATTGTTGCATGTTTCTTTTGACGTTTCCACCAATTTTTGGTATTGTTGCAGTCCGAATGCCGACACGCCCATAGCGCGACCTTAGAGTTCACTTGACCATTGCCGTAACACATAATCCAACTATTTTTAGCATTGTTGTCATCGTTATTTAATGCCGGGAAATGTGAtagaattttttccaacgtacTTGTTCGCTGTGGCATTCAACTTGGCAACgagatttttataaaaaaaattgtaaatataaattttgggATAGCGCCATGCCATAATACACTATTAGCTCCTGTGTCGGGACTTTTTGGTGTGCACTTAAATATAGTTCGTTAACTTGGTACCGAACCCCTTCTCAAGTTATCGCACTAACCCAGTTGTCTTTTTACCACATTTCCAATACTTTTCGTTTTTATCGAATCGTTTTTCAAGTCGATGCGAACAACGTCACGCCACGTTTATGGTGTTTAGGTGGTGACAAAATTAACATGCAATAATTCACACTATCTAGAAAGCTATAAGCTATAGAACGCTGCATTAAGTTTTAACAATCATTTTTGCGATAACAGTTTATGTGAATTGCCATAAATATAGAAAGAATATCAAATTGGGTCAGTTTTAGAAGTCGGTAATGACTTttgacaactgtcaaaaaatttatatctACATGGCCAACTACAAACGTTACCTCTTTGAGTTGCTTTATTATAAAGtcgaaatatttttctgtaaatttttaaaactatacagggtatttcacgagtgacaatgagcccgacggaattgaaaatacaagccataatacatttcaaaagttaacgtggatatttggttttttgatttaaaaaacataaaacatggttagccgtgcagtttcgtaaattttgacataaacgtcattcgctttGTTGTGGctttgttaaatgaaattgtgaaaaaacgaagtTTTTGCGAAAATGTCTTGTCTGCATAAACGTGCAacggcagaagcatttttattacattcatgtctgttttctcattgttcgaatacattttaattgtcgtattttaactttttcgtaaacgtcactgacaaaaattattggaagccaTCATGGATccataatttttcattttcaaataatacgaaatttaaaattgccccgttaactttggaaatgagCTGCAATAATATAGCCTACTCAACTTTTGATTACAACTTATTCTAAAATGGTTATTTTTTTGGCccagttatttattgttttcgaTAAGCACTAGAACATAATGAATTAACATCATCTCAATTCAAttaggtataaaaaatatgaaatatttaaaattgaaaggtCGGGAATGCTGCTTCTACTGCTTCTACCTACTACGATACGTTAAACTTGTTCGTAAAACAGTGACTCATAGTCATAAACACTTAAATTCTTCTATAACAGCATAATATTTTGGGtttgtttttcgaaaattttagaAGTACTGAACAAACTGTTGCAATGACAATAACGACAAAATATAGCCACAGGATTTTTAACATCTCGAGAAATGCCACCaacgttataaattaaaattcaaatgaaaCCAACAAATGCGAAAGTTCTCATGTGCGTTTCACCTGAAACGATTTCTGGGAAGATTAAAAACGCGATACTGTTGCTTCAGTAGTTCTGTGCCTGTTCTGTGGAGCTTTTCATCACACTTTCCTGTTTAAAGTCAAAGAAAAGATAAAAGACGATTGGTACCAATTTAACTTTACAAGGCTGATttgatttatttcaatttaaccACTTTGTGAGCATTTATTCAACCGACGGAATCTGCTTTCCTGCAATTTTGTTACATCAAAGACGActttttattaagtaattcGAAATCAGAGTGGTAAGTGTTGCGTGCAGCTCAGATGCAATCTTCTATAAATAAAACgagaatttcaaaaattcgtcTCGTGCAATAATAGAACCGAGTTCATCGCCTGATTTTATAAGATGTGGAGAATGTCTAGGCATGATTTTTTCCGGTAAcgtcaaaagaaaataagcCGATTTAACCATTGTCACGCATATGCAGAAATGTTGgagttcttttttattttgtactcgACTTTCCTACGCTGTTTtaacaatttgtaaaatacCTGGAGCGTTACATGTTACTCACGTTAATGACGGATTTCCGCAGAGACCCCACAGTTTTGCTTTGTGCAGGATGTTTCACGATAATTACGAAATAGAACCCATCAATTGACTACCGAAATCGTTCGTTAAGTTGCAAATTTGACACATCGGTAGTGTTTTGGTGTTGCGGCAGCTGTCACGATTGCTCAACGGGATTGCAAATTAGGTACCTCACCTTTTACCACTCGGAGGCAATACTTTTGCAATACACCTTTGCAAGCAGGtgcatttttctaatttacgTGAAGTGAATTTATTCGCGTGACGTGTCGTTAATGTTGTTACGAACACCAAATCCAGCGGTGATGTAATAATAACAGAGATTTAAAATCAATGATGACCTTCCCTTTATGGCGCCAGACATAATGGAGTCGAAAGAGGAAAAATACGCGTGTGAAACTCGATGTAGTAGGAGTATCAGAAAAGGAGATAGTCGAGGATAGGTACAGAGAGTATAATCGTGACATActttaatgtaataaatttgtaCGGAATGTCGTAAATATTAGCGGTGCATGGAAACATTTGGGTTAACAGAGCAAACGTAGAGGTTTTATGAAAgctgcaataaaaaaaattccgcCTGAATCGCAGTCCCAAAAAACGCCTAAAAGCAAAAATAGAATTCAAACACGTTTCGGAAAAAAATCGTTGGTTTTAGAAGATTTTATCGGAGCTACTGAAAAGCCATTTGTAAGCGATTCACAGAACCGAAGAATGTTTACCTAGTTTTATTAATGTAACGACGCGCGGCACGAATAGCAAAAGAATTTTAAGGCGAGATTTTACCTTGGGTCTGATTCCCACCGATTATCCCCATTTTTGCCTAACCCACAATGATTGTTTGTTCGGACTGTTTGACTCGatcaaaactgacaacaatgtgGGTAAAGGACAACTGACGCTGTGACACGCTCACACTTGCAATTTAGCttcatgtaatttttttttacagaattGCAAACCGAGGACAAACTCGAGTACACCTTCTTTCCCAACGCTTCTGGACTGCTGCAGTTCAGAGTGCGCGCCCCGAACGATGCCCACATCGCCCTCAGTCCTTCCGCGTCGGAGGCAACTCCGATGTACGAAGTCTTCATCGGCGGCTGGGGCAATTCCAAGTCGATAATCCGCAAGAACCGCAGCAAACCCGACGTGGCCGAAGCCAACACACCCGGCTACCTGAACGGCGACGAATTCCGCGGCTTCTGGATCCGCTGGGAGAACGGTAGCATCACCGTCGGTCACGAAGGCGACGCCACTCCATTCCTCAACTGGACCGACTACGAGCGCGTCCCCATCGAGTACGTGGGCGTCTGCACCGGATGGGGGGCCAACGGGTCGTGGATCATCGAGGAGGCCAGAGGCGGCCCGATGGGGGCTCCCCCGATGGCAGCTCCCTTGATTGGCAACCGCGGCAACTACTCGGGGCTGTGCTGGGTCGCCGCCCGGAATGGCGAGGTCCCGCCGAGGGCGTATGCCGGCGGTGAGGACAACGGAGAGCCCGTTTACGTGGCCAGGGCCAATTTCAATGGGGGTTTGATTCCTGGAAAGTTGGTCGCGAGTCACGGAACGTGTTACGTGGCGTGGGGCGGACAAGAGAACGCCGTTCCGGAGTACGAAATCTTGTGCGATTTCCCCGGAACTTGGGTGGCTTGCAGTGGGCCGAATGTGCCCCCGAATGCGGTTGCAGCCGGACAGAGCGAAGAGGGAGAGCCTTTGTACGTTGGCAGGGTAGTCCATGATGGGTCTCTCACTGTTGGAAAAGTGCAGCCCAGCCACGGAGTCTTATATATTCCGTACGGCGGCAACGAATTGGGTTTCCAGGATTACGAGATTTTGGTACAATAAAGGACTGACAGCTATATTTTAATCGCTTTTATGTTGCTGCCTAGGAATTCAATCCAGCCTAATCAAAATAAGTTTAGAGGATGCTCTAGATTGCACTGTTGTGGCTTCTAGGTGCCTTATACCTATAGTGTGTACCTTAATGaagtgtattatttttatatagtGGAATCGATATTGATATTAAAACATCTTGATAATTGTTGTCAAATTAGCATCGTTTTGTTATAGTGGCTCATTGGATTGGTACCACTCTGTACTGTTTTTTTAAGTCagtatgtaataataaaataaatttttatttaccacTTTTGCTTTTTACTTCCAATAAAAATGACACATTTTGGGAAACAAAACATTTACCTCTAAACTTCAAAGATATGATcgtgtattgtgggttgcagcAACCCACATCTTCATCGTTCATTCTTCTCATTTAACAGTTTTAGGCATTTATCTTTTATAATCTATAAAAACAgaataaatcaatttcagtatcatttttaaagaaagaagtttttctttatttattcaaaaacaaacaattcatttttttgaattttcccctgtatgaacggattttgataaatgtcacaacttgtcaaaacgaaacgtcaagctaattttatagttatttaataaactagtttgttaatgaaggcgattaataatcgaaactgtttaaagcacgaacgagtgtagcgagtgagtggctttaatagttgagattattaatcgcccattaacacaagagttgattaaaaaaaattttcgttgaccgcaaacttttttatttttggtaacaaattttgaaattaaagccaaatcaaaaccaatttcatctttttccataaagatgagaccttataaataccttcatttttttttgtcctcagggtaggccattttaaaatttttcaacactttctattcacttttccacaaagagtgtcagaagacgtcaactccattcatattcaatttcacgtaaaaatcacgattGCTAcggaaacctagttacctttgaaaaatatgacatgcgaattataaccaaaaatgtcggtttttgaaaaagtgaatttgtaattgtgcagttatggagctataaaatacaGAAAACCCTGctacaatgagggacatggaa encodes:
- the LOC138128672 gene encoding uncharacterized protein isoform X1, translating into MLENNLTSSSDPAISNADIVEFFEKLTNDENPSKEEMKNLLTKENAIQYFKYNIKHYCELHVSIMNEIEDSNEFIHFLSNENSFNKLIRCREKFYVSFFEILFPKLIEVAFKFSKDERVFNEASRSIQECIFSKTFPEFDEYLTNLWQNKKSPQKHSLCKSLLKFLVSLYSNNETCAFGFRLIFHSLCASFRNDTVAYKVIVIITEMLGFEVKDDLGLAKLRYQIDNTSLNKSLNILNEILQESTNSRIPLKCELHNVTFSEFIKNMLKSIMALCETPNVYCYQMFLIVIKIDPLIIESLINEILVYIMLNDNSKCKKEYEEVMITILEVFSKLHRFQNLIAKMIPTLKSALEDRKPIKTVYTFKGNLNLEQAPFSYNIDDILPKSVLNYFTNCIVNLLNWQVINLFKTIVYHFKKAVEELSEVREDDTYMEILSSLTCWVLLSVRTAEHTVAVATLEKFVGCMEELGATLGTFGKTLLQKEHNHVLMRAFLNVCYYWAEIYMTLEYYAISKEVKMPKTLDNNFSSCNLSYLHSYLSGKEWCLISERINNFGEKPCKEIMQKLVIQKLKAFLIFQDSNVEDVTAPIIRTLSSDFDDSSIEILTDKFVVNNILDKMPSSVIITLAEVIVKELVGGNTKTINLPQIHDSQIVTDGILSVVFTKVNKLLKQKRKHDDAAPRKAFFSRVVSVLPPDMFLTDSIEESLRRASEIIVSESKDQHIDLKMNDTKIEAYLGVLRKLPVMFCTESSQKLLILLLLALHRDVVSSNCEVSLKKCCESLMISIVQLNKFALLDLFEATDFLELFSKDFDRSEDLFFYVAQNVFKSDADIAKFETGVTYIKDNLKESKCMKYGLIVLKLLSNTKKIQISADSKELCLKYKSSISHKMVKIVVKSDVEDRLVEPYAFVLKSFLAKDEDDALSKLRPRLPDYVDYCQRNISDANIKGCLLLFTTILHHKSLLSDLNEDFVSRIWNDLKSVNVEVEMFEEYSPLVVLIASMISNEQFSRIFEDLLKTIGRSIEQGDEKEFSKHLKTWTCILSIDLNPVKIKVLHEQLELLLEKLIVMVKCVEYKEELFEEVIQFEVSIIQANHVPLTATIMDFLMLTVSILMTRESHDFVHTFSASVSLMENLLNYRNPLVMDRLPPYLLQYRLLLKELCGRSKSDNNLQQNQVQKLADCGHKLEKLTKALVRCTKDMSRISMYLIADILRQYEISALDPSVKKHLNNCIYSLISLCDQHAVQYLMRVLSSASTEIFKMMYKYYKKYYRFTGKV
- the LOC138128672 gene encoding uncharacterized protein isoform X2; amino-acid sequence: MKEYLMKPQGASRSKTFPEFDEYLTNLWQNKKSPQKHSLCKSLLKFLVSLYSNNETCAFGFRLIFHSLCASFRNDTVAYKVIVIITEMLGFEVKDDLGLAKLRYQIDNTSLNKSLNILNEILQESTNSRIPLKCELHNVTFSEFIKNMLKSIMALCETPNVYCYQMFLIVIKIDPLIIESLINEILVYIMLNDNSKCKKEYEEVMITILEVFSKLHRFQNLIAKMIPTLKSALEDRKPIKTVYTFKGNLNLEQAPFSYNIDDILPKSVLNYFTNCIVNLLNWQVINLFKTIVYHFKKAVEELSEVREDDTYMEILSSLTCWVLLSVRTAEHTVAVATLEKFVGCMEELGATLGTFGKTLLQKEHNHVLMRAFLNVCYYWAEIYMTLEYYAISKEVKMPKTLDNNFSSCNLSYLHSYLSGKEWCLISERINNFGEKPCKEIMQKLVIQKLKAFLIFQDSNVEDVTAPIIRTLSSDFDDSSIEILTDKFVVNNILDKMPSSVIITLAEVIVKELVGGNTKTINLPQIHDSQIVTDGILSVVFTKVNKLLKQKRKHDDAAPRKAFFSRVVSVLPPDMFLTDSIEESLRRASEIIVSESKDQHIDLKMNDTKIEAYLGVLRKLPVMFCTESSQKLLILLLLALHRDVVSSNCEVSLKKCCESLMISIVQLNKFALLDLFEATDFLELFSKDFDRSEDLFFYVAQNVFKSDADIAKFETGVTYIKDNLKESKCMKYGLIVLKLLSNTKKIQISADSKELCLKYKSSISHKMVKIVVKSDVEDRLVEPYAFVLKSFLAKDEDDALSKLRPRLPDYVDYCQRNISDANIKGCLLLFTTILHHKSLLSDLNEDFVSRIWNDLKSVNVEVEMFEEYSPLVVLIASMISNEQFSRIFEDLLKTIGRSIEQGDEKEFSKHLKTWTCILSIDLNPVKIKVLHEQLELLLEKLIVMVKCVEYKEELFEEVIQFEVSIIQANHVPLTATIMDFLMLTVSILMTRESHDFVHTFSASVSLMENLLNYRNPLVMDRLPPYLLQYRLLLKELCGRSKSDNNLQQNQVQKLADCGHKLEKLTKALVRCTKDMSRISMYLIADILRQYEISALDPSVKKHLNNCIYSLISLCDQHAVQYLMRVLSSASTEIFKMMYKYYKKYYRFTGKV
- the LOC138127444 gene encoding uncharacterized protein, which codes for MPIELQTEDKLEYTFFPNASGLLQFRVRAPNDAHIALSPSASEATPMYEVFIGGWGNSKSIIRKNRSKPDVAEANTPGYLNGDEFRGFWIRWENGSITVGHEGDATPFLNWTDYERVPIEYVGVCTGWGANGSWIIEEARGGPMGAPPMAAPLIGNRGNYSGLCWVAARNGEVPPRAYAGGEDNGEPVYVARANFNGGLIPGKLVASHGTCYVAWGGQENAVPEYEILCDFPGTWVACSGPNVPPNAVAAGQSEEGEPLYVGRVVHDGSLTVGKVQPSHGVLYIPYGGNELGFQDYEILVQ